A region from the Aquimarina sp. ERC-38 genome encodes:
- a CDS encoding YifB family Mg chelatase-like AAA ATPase, with the protein MLIKVFGSAVFGVEATTITVEVNIDKGIGYHLVGLPDNAIKESSFRIAAALQNNGYKLPGKKITINMAPADLRKEGSAYDLTLAVGILAASSQIKGVCIEDYLIMGELSLDGSLQPIKGALPIAIKAREEGFKGFILPKQNAKEAAIVDGIEVYGVETIKEVIDFFDEKDKLNPTIVNTREEFYKELAHPEFDFADVKGQESIKRCMEIAAAGGHNIILVGPPGSGKTMISKRLPSILPPMSLHEALETTKIHSVVGRIKENVGLMAQRPFRSPHHTISDVALVGGGAYPQPGEISLSHNGVLFLDELPEFKRSVLEVMRQPLEDREVTISRAKFTVTYPSSFMLVASMNPSPGGYFNDPDAPVTSSPAEMQRYLSKISGPLLDRIDIHIEVTPVPFDKLSEERKGESSVDIRKRVIKARDIQTKRFEQLPKIHYNAQMGVKQIREYCELDTASKNLLKNAMEQLNLSARAYDRILKVSRTIADIEGSEHIQGNHISEAIQYRSLDRDGWLG; encoded by the coding sequence ATGCTTATTAAGGTTTTTGGAAGTGCCGTCTTTGGCGTAGAAGCAACTACGATAACTGTTGAGGTTAATATTGATAAAGGGATAGGATATCACTTAGTGGGATTACCAGATAATGCTATTAAAGAAAGTAGTTTCCGTATTGCAGCTGCATTACAAAACAATGGTTATAAACTGCCAGGGAAGAAAATTACTATTAATATGGCACCAGCGGACCTCCGTAAAGAAGGTTCTGCTTATGATCTTACCTTAGCCGTTGGAATTCTCGCTGCAAGTTCGCAAATCAAAGGAGTTTGTATTGAAGATTACCTCATTATGGGAGAGTTATCCCTGGATGGTAGCTTACAACCTATTAAGGGGGCGTTACCTATTGCTATTAAAGCTAGAGAAGAAGGATTTAAAGGTTTTATCTTACCCAAACAAAATGCAAAAGAAGCCGCTATTGTAGATGGTATTGAAGTATATGGAGTAGAAACTATTAAAGAAGTAATTGACTTCTTTGATGAAAAAGATAAACTAAATCCTACTATTGTAAATACAAGGGAAGAATTCTATAAAGAATTAGCACATCCTGAATTTGATTTCGCGGATGTAAAGGGGCAGGAAAGTATCAAACGCTGTATGGAGATTGCAGCAGCAGGTGGTCATAATATTATTCTGGTAGGACCCCCAGGTAGCGGAAAAACTATGATTAGTAAACGACTACCTAGCATTTTGCCCCCTATGTCCTTGCATGAAGCTTTGGAAACGACTAAAATTCATAGTGTTGTTGGACGGATTAAAGAAAATGTAGGCTTAATGGCACAACGGCCTTTCCGGTCACCCCACCATACGATTTCTGATGTAGCTCTGGTAGGAGGGGGTGCTTATCCCCAACCCGGTGAAATCTCACTTTCTCATAACGGAGTCTTGTTTCTGGACGAATTACCGGAATTTAAAAGAAGTGTACTGGAAGTAATGCGCCAACCTCTGGAAGATAGAGAAGTAACCATAAGCAGGGCAAAATTTACGGTCACCTATCCTTCCAGTTTTATGTTGGTTGCCAGTATGAACCCCAGTCCGGGAGGCTATTTTAATGATCCGGATGCTCCAGTTACTTCCTCACCTGCCGAGATGCAACGGTATTTAAGCAAAATTTCAGGTCCGTTGTTAGATCGTATTGACATTCATATTGAAGTCACTCCCGTACCATTTGATAAATTAAGCGAAGAACGAAAGGGAGAGAGTAGTGTGGATATTAGAAAGCGAGTGATTAAAGCCCGGGATATTCAAACCAAGCGTTTTGAACAATTACCAAAAATTCATTACAATGCGCAAATGGGGGTAAAACAAATCAGAGAATATTGTGAGTTAGATACGGCTTCTAAGAACTTATTAAAAAATGCTATGGAACAATTAAATCTCTCTGCCCGCGCATACGACCGAATTTTAAAAGTTTCCCGAACTATCGCTGATATTGAAGGAAGTGAACACATCCAGGGCAATCATATCTCCGAAGCTATTCAATATCGAAGTTTGGATCGGGATGGTTGGTTAGGGTAA
- a CDS encoding TonB-dependent receptor, with translation MICSIISSAQEKIKDQLSLSYEESSIREVLLAIESQSSYRFYFLDSWVEKKIAARSYQNEAVDNILKDLLEETSLNYYIQEDNIYILPNSIVYDKLPKGFFGQEEETNIVKKKKTVIPIFQNTEKQSNPSKTKIVKIGKENTSESTSSVTLSGYVRDVKNNQPVRGLTVTANNGDIATQTDANGFYTLNLQRGLNVVETKSLQYEKQKVNVVMYGTGSYNLEVSEKIELLDAVVLRGGVVDKVEEVITGTENIDVEESKNIPLVLGERDVLKVATTLPGISTAGEGSGGVNVRGGRADQNLIMLDEAVIYNSQHFFGIFSAVNPYVLGDFTIYKGNIPAEFGGRLSSVFDMKTKNGNVNKFGGEGAIGPVTGNLKLDIPIVKEKSSLVIGGRSAYANWILNSLDEPSIQNSEASFYDVIANYTHKINDKNDIKATAYFSKDNFSVSSDSLYTYSNALGSIKWNHRFNDQKKGSVLFSSSQYEFDIAFDGEANNNFDLGYKILESELKLKMDHSWNESGDFTYGLSSKLYSANPGTIEPKGAESDIERIEIPREKALESSAFVSYKFSINDKLELDTGIRFSVFNVLGRRTQRIYQEGVPRNDSSVIEEREFGNNEVVETYGGPEFRISARYLLTPDLSLKAGFNNSYQYIHLLSNNTTISPVDTWKLSDLNIQPQQSQQYSLGLFSNLGKGYEASIEGFYKSSQNLLDFRTGADIILQENIETQTLQGDGRAYGVEVLFRKQIGKLNGWLGYTYSRSMIKVDSEFREDRINNGAFFPTNFDKPHDISMVANYKFTKRFSFSANFVYQTGRPITYPVGQFDFGNSTFTVFSERNEFRIPDFYRLDLGFNIEGNHKLKKLAHSFWSISVYNVLGRNNPYSLFFVTENGEVKALQSSIFAIPIPTITYNFKF, from the coding sequence ATGATTTGCTCGATCATTTCATCGGCACAAGAAAAAATAAAAGATCAATTATCGCTGAGTTATGAAGAATCAAGCATTCGGGAGGTACTCCTAGCTATAGAGTCTCAATCTTCTTATCGCTTTTACTTTTTGGATTCTTGGGTTGAAAAAAAAATAGCGGCAAGATCATATCAAAATGAAGCAGTAGATAATATTTTAAAAGATCTTTTAGAGGAAACAAGTCTAAACTATTACATTCAAGAAGATAATATCTATATACTTCCTAATAGTATTGTATATGATAAACTTCCTAAAGGTTTTTTCGGTCAGGAAGAAGAAACTAATATAGTAAAGAAAAAGAAAACGGTAATTCCTATTTTTCAAAATACCGAAAAACAATCTAACCCTAGTAAAACTAAAATTGTAAAAATTGGAAAGGAAAATACATCAGAAAGTACATCAAGCGTTACTTTATCAGGGTACGTGAGGGATGTAAAAAATAATCAACCGGTTCGCGGATTAACGGTAACTGCTAATAATGGAGATATCGCCACTCAAACAGATGCAAATGGTTTTTATACCCTTAATCTTCAACGAGGGCTTAATGTAGTAGAAACTAAATCACTCCAATACGAAAAGCAAAAGGTAAATGTAGTTATGTATGGAACGGGTTCTTATAACCTAGAAGTATCAGAAAAAATAGAGTTGCTAGATGCAGTAGTATTGAGGGGCGGGGTTGTCGATAAGGTAGAAGAAGTTATTACGGGTACGGAAAATATTGATGTAGAGGAATCCAAAAACATACCGTTAGTATTAGGCGAAAGAGATGTTTTAAAGGTAGCTACTACCTTACCAGGTATATCTACTGCCGGAGAGGGATCTGGCGGAGTTAATGTGAGAGGAGGAAGAGCTGATCAAAACCTTATTATGCTCGATGAAGCGGTTATCTATAATTCACAACATTTTTTTGGTATTTTCTCCGCAGTAAATCCTTATGTTTTAGGTGATTTCACGATTTATAAAGGCAATATACCCGCAGAATTCGGAGGTAGGTTATCCTCAGTATTTGATATGAAAACAAAAAATGGCAATGTAAATAAGTTTGGCGGTGAAGGAGCTATTGGTCCGGTAACCGGTAACCTTAAACTGGATATTCCTATTGTCAAAGAAAAATCCTCCCTGGTCATAGGGGGTAGAAGTGCTTATGCAAATTGGATTCTTAACTCTTTAGATGAACCTTCTATACAAAATAGTGAAGCCTCTTTTTATGATGTTATTGCTAATTATACACATAAAATTAATGACAAAAATGATATAAAAGCCACTGCGTACTTTAGCAAAGATAATTTTAGTGTTTCTTCTGATTCGCTGTACACTTATAGCAATGCATTAGGATCAATTAAATGGAATCATCGTTTTAATGATCAGAAAAAAGGAAGTGTTCTGTTCTCTTCAAGTCAATATGAATTTGATATTGCTTTTGACGGAGAGGCTAATAATAATTTTGACCTGGGGTATAAGATTTTAGAAAGCGAATTAAAGTTGAAAATGGATCACTCCTGGAATGAATCTGGTGATTTTACGTACGGATTATCCAGTAAATTATATTCGGCAAATCCCGGTACTATTGAACCGAAAGGAGCCGAATCTGATATTGAAAGAATTGAAATTCCCAGGGAAAAAGCATTAGAATCTTCGGCATTTGTATCTTATAAATTTAGTATTAACGATAAATTAGAATTAGACACAGGAATTCGTTTTTCCGTATTTAACGTATTAGGAAGAAGAACTCAGCGAATTTATCAGGAAGGTGTTCCCAGAAATGATAGTAGTGTTATTGAAGAAAGAGAATTTGGCAACAATGAAGTCGTAGAAACCTACGGTGGGCCGGAATTTAGGATTTCTGCCAGGTATTTATTAACTCCTGATCTATCGTTAAAGGCGGGGTTTAATAATTCTTATCAATATATACATCTACTATCCAATAATACGACTATTTCTCCCGTAGACACCTGGAAACTTTCTGATCTCAACATACAACCTCAACAGTCTCAACAATATTCGTTAGGTCTTTTTAGCAATCTAGGAAAAGGATACGAGGCAAGCATCGAAGGTTTTTATAAAAGTTCTCAGAATCTTCTGGATTTTAGAACTGGTGCGGATATTATTTTACAGGAAAATATAGAGACCCAAACCTTGCAGGGAGACGGAAGGGCTTATGGGGTAGAGGTTTTATTTAGAAAACAAATAGGTAAACTAAACGGTTGGTTGGGATACACTTACTCGCGGTCAATGATTAAAGTAGATAGTGAGTTTAGAGAAGACCGGATAAATAACGGAGCGTTTTTTCCGACTAACTTTGATAAACCCCATGACATTAGTATGGTGGCGAATTATAAATTTACTAAGAGGTTTAGTTTTTCGGCTAATTTTGTATATCAGACAGGAAGGCCGATTACGTATCCGGTTGGGCAGTTTGATTTTGGAAATTCCACTTTTACCGTCTTTAGTGAGCGTAATGAATTCAGAATCCCGGATTTTTATCGATTGGATTTAGGCTTTAATATTGAAGGAAACCATAAATTGAAAAAACTAGCCCATAGTTTCTGGAGTATTTCGGTTTATAATGTGTTGGGTAGAAACAATCCGTATTCTTTATTCTTTGTTACTGAGAATGGTGAAGTTAAAGCTTTACAAAGCTCAATTTTTGCCATACCTATCCCTACTATTACTTATAATTTTAAGTTTTAA
- a CDS encoding DUF4249 domain-containing protein — MKKIKRIHIIFRYSVITLLSFFLKGCIETVPLETEGYEDIIVIEALLTDEFKEQEIQISRSYRFEDSLAVKETGAEVRVVDDAQRTFTFLEASPGIYKSEEAFSPSQDRTYQLQISTTDGRSYRSDFVKPEPPASLEKVYAERTVTDDGFEGIGIFVDSDGFSDQPGYFRYEYEETFLLESPFWNRSLIVPPGELPSITEFEILLYNFEFDLKPKDFEDRICYRTEVSNSLIFTDTENQFNNKVRGFRVRFVEMGDYRLRDRYSINVTQISQSRDTHRFYELLDKFSESENIFSQIQTGFIEGNIDADTDSNEQVLGLFSISSISKKRIFLDFEDFFPEAPLPDYIGVCVRNINYNPNLAAIREEIEENQLDAGRIIAFMVVRTQKDMRDTELRYFFTSSLTGQLESGTRYLINNIPIMVPNRCADCRIFGSTIKPDFWED; from the coding sequence ATGAAAAAGATAAAAAGAATACATATTATATTTAGATACAGTGTTATAACGCTTTTATCTTTTTTTCTGAAGGGATGTATTGAAACAGTTCCCTTGGAAACTGAAGGATATGAAGATATTATTGTTATAGAAGCATTGCTAACCGATGAGTTTAAAGAACAGGAGATACAAATATCCAGAAGCTATCGGTTTGAAGATTCTTTAGCCGTAAAAGAAACCGGGGCAGAGGTAAGAGTAGTTGATGATGCCCAACGTACTTTTACCTTTTTAGAAGCATCCCCGGGAATATATAAAAGTGAAGAAGCCTTTAGCCCTTCACAAGATAGAACCTACCAATTGCAAATTAGCACTACAGACGGAAGGAGTTACCGTTCTGACTTTGTAAAACCGGAACCTCCGGCATCTCTAGAAAAGGTGTATGCAGAAAGAACTGTTACAGATGATGGCTTTGAGGGAATTGGAATATTTGTAGATAGTGACGGTTTTTCGGATCAACCGGGCTACTTTAGGTATGAATACGAAGAAACTTTTTTATTGGAATCTCCTTTTTGGAACCGTTCTTTAATTGTTCCGCCAGGAGAACTTCCATCAATTACTGAATTTGAAATATTATTGTATAATTTTGAATTTGACCTAAAACCTAAAGATTTTGAAGACAGAATATGTTATCGGACAGAAGTATCTAATAGCTTGATTTTTACAGATACTGAGAATCAGTTCAATAATAAAGTTAGGGGGTTTAGAGTACGATTTGTAGAGATGGGAGATTACAGGTTAAGAGATAGGTATAGTATTAACGTAACTCAAATATCACAATCCAGGGACACCCATAGATTTTACGAATTACTAGATAAGTTCTCAGAATCCGAGAACATCTTTTCTCAAATACAAACTGGGTTTATAGAAGGTAATATAGATGCTGATACTGATTCTAATGAGCAGGTTTTAGGACTATTTTCTATTTCTTCAATTAGTAAGAAACGAATTTTTTTAGATTTTGAAGATTTTTTTCCGGAAGCACCTTTGCCGGATTATATAGGTGTTTGTGTACGCAACATTAACTATAACCCTAATTTGGCAGCGATTCGCGAAGAAATTGAAGAAAATCAACTAGATGCAGGTAGAATAATAGCTTTTATGGTAGTAAGAACGCAAAAGGATATGAGAGATACAGAGCTTAGGTACTTTTTTACTTCAAGCCTAACTGGTCAGTTAGAGTCCGGAACAAGATATCTTATAAATAATATACCTATCATGGTTCCTAATCGATGTGCGGATTGCCGGATTTTTGGTTCCACTATAAAACCGGATTTTTGGGAAGATTAG
- a CDS encoding DUF4249 domain-containing protein, with translation MKKIKRIHIIFRYSVMTLLSIFLKGCIETVPLETEGYEDIIVIEALLTDEFKEQEIQISRSYRFEDSLAVKETGAEVRVVDDAQRTFTFLEASPGIYKSTEAFSPSQDRTYQLQISTTDGRSYRSDFVNVEPPASLERVYAERTITDNDFEGIGIFVDSEGFSDQPGYFRYEYEETFVLESPFWSRFLIVPPNEPSIDISKKVQSIEFDLKPKDFEDRICYRTEASNSLILTDTENQTNNNVEGFRVRFVEMGDYRLRDRFSINVTQISQSRDTYRFYELLNNFSASENIFSQIQPGFIEGNIVSDSNSDEQVLGLFTISSVSSKRIFLNFKDFFPEAPLPDYIASCTPDTNYRPNLPVISMEIEETPSDLDNLLTAILGNIEFFMRSTELRYFFTSALVDEQPMPRFVISNIPIMVPNECADCRIFGSNIRPDFWED, from the coding sequence ATGAAAAAGATAAAAAGAATACATATTATATTTAGATACAGTGTTATGACGCTTTTATCCATTTTTCTGAAGGGATGTATTGAAACGGTTCCCTTGGAAACCGAAGGATATGAAGATATTATTGTTATAGAAGCATTGCTAACCGATGAGTTTAAAGAACAGGAGATACAAATATCCAGAAGCTATCGGTTTGAAGATTCTTTAGCCGTAAAAGAAACCGGGGCAGAGGTAAGAGTAGTTGATGATGCCCAGCGTACTTTTACCTTTTTAGAAGCATCCCCGGGAATATATAAAAGTACAGAAGCTTTTAGTCCTTCACAAGACAGGACTTACCAATTGCAAATTAGCACTACGGACGGACGGAGTTACCGTTCTGACTTTGTAAACGTAGAACCTCCGGCATCTCTAGAAAGAGTGTATGCCGAAAGAACTATTACCGATAACGATTTTGAGGGGATTGGGATATTTGTAGATAGCGAAGGTTTTTCAGACCAACCGGGATACTTTAGGTATGAATACGAAGAAACCTTTGTCCTGGAGTCTCCTTTTTGGAGCCGTTTTTTAATTGTTCCCCCTAATGAACCTAGTATTGATATAAGTAAAAAGGTACAAAGTATTGAATTTGATCTGAAACCTAAAGATTTTGAAGATCGAATATGTTACCGCACCGAGGCATCCAATAGTCTTATACTTACGGATACGGAAAATCAGACTAATAATAATGTTGAAGGCTTCAGGGTACGCTTTGTAGAGATGGGGGATTATAGGCTGAGAGATAGGTTTAGCATAAACGTAACCCAGATCTCACAATCCAGAGATACGTATAGGTTTTACGAATTACTAAACAATTTTTCAGCATCTGAAAATATTTTCTCTCAAATACAACCCGGGTTTATAGAAGGTAATATAGTTTCTGATTCTAATTCGGATGAACAGGTGTTGGGACTTTTTACTATTTCTTCGGTCAGTAGCAAACGAATTTTTCTAAATTTTAAGGATTTTTTTCCGGAAGCACCCTTACCGGATTATATTGCCAGTTGTACTCCTGATACTAATTATCGTCCTAATTTACCGGTAATTAGTATGGAAATTGAAGAAACCCCATCTGATTTAGACAATCTTCTAACCGCTATACTAGGCAATATAGAATTTTTTATGAGAAGTACAGAGCTTAGATACTTTTTTACTTCTGCCTTAGTTGACGAACAACCTATGCCAAGATTTGTGATAAGTAATATACCTATCATGGTTCCTAATGAATGTGCGGATTGTAGGATATTTGGTTCCAATATAAGACCGGATTTTTGGGAAGATTAA
- a CDS encoding DUF4249 domain-containing protein — MKRIKKICIKYKYILIVLLSFILKGCIETIPLETEGYEDLIVIEALLTDEMKEQEIRISRSYRFEDSLAVKEVGADVKVVDDSQRAFTFLEASPGIYKSEEAFSPSQDRTYQLQISTTDGRSYRSDFVNVEPPASLERVYSERTITDNDFEGIGIFVDSEGFSDQPGYFRYEYEETFVLESPFWSNSLIIPPGEPRININQKIQGIEFDLKPKDFEDRICYRTEVSNSIILTDTENQINNKVEGFRVRFVEMGDYRLRDRYSINVIQISQSRDTHRFYELINKFSESENIFSQIQPGFIEGNIVSDVNSDEQVLGLFTISSVNSKRIYINFKDFFPEEPLPDYITSCTPNINYNPNLEVFRTEIEENPTRICNIIPALLSNIENFMRSTELRYFRSSSLVGDGYNINQIPIMVPNRCADCRIFGSNIRPDFWED, encoded by the coding sequence ATGAAGAGGATAAAAAAAATATGTATAAAATATAAATATATCTTGATAGTTCTTTTATCTTTTATCCTAAAAGGATGTATAGAAACCATTCCTCTGGAAACCGAAGGATACGAAGATCTTATAGTTATAGAGGCATTACTAACTGATGAGATGAAAGAACAGGAGATACGAATATCCAGAAGTTATCGTTTTGAAGATTCTCTGGCAGTAAAAGAAGTAGGAGCTGATGTAAAAGTAGTAGACGATTCGCAGCGTGCTTTTACCTTTTTAGAAGCATCCCCGGGAATATATAAAAGTGAAGAAGCCTTTAGTCCTTCACAAGACAGGACCTACCAACTGCAAATTAGCACTACGGACGGAAGGAGTTACCGTTCTGACTTTGTAAACGTAGAACCTCCAGCATCTCTGGAAAGAGTATATTCAGAAAGAACTATTACCGATAACGATTTTGAGGGGATTGGGATATTTGTAGATAGCGAAGGTTTTTCAGACCAACCCGGATACTTTAGGTATGAATACGAAGAAACCTTTGTCCTGGAGTCTCCTTTCTGGAGTAATTCTTTAATTATCCCTCCGGGAGAACCCCGTATTAACATAAATCAGAAGATTCAAGGGATTGAATTTGATCTAAAACCTAAAGATTTTGAAGATCGAATATGTTACCGGACAGAAGTATCAAATAGTATTATTCTTACGGATACGGAAAATCAGATTAACAATAAGGTTGAAGGGTTCAGAGTACGGTTTGTAGAGATGGGGGATTATAGGCTAAGAGATAGGTATAGCATAAATGTGATCCAGATCTCACAATCCAGGGATACCCATAGGTTTTATGAATTGATCAATAAATTCTCAGAATCTGAAAATATATTTTCTCAAATACAACCCGGATTTATAGAAGGTAATATAGTTTCTGATGTTAATTCGGATGAACAGGTGTTAGGACTATTTACTATTTCTTCGGTCAATAGTAAACGGATTTATATAAACTTTAAGGACTTCTTTCCGGAAGAACCTTTACCGGATTATATTACTAGTTGCACCCCTAATATTAACTATAATCCTAATTTAGAAGTATTCCGTACTGAAATTGAAGAGAATCCCACACGAATTTGTAATATAATACCAGCATTACTATCCAACATAGAAAATTTTATGCGAAGCACAGAGCTCAGATATTTTCGTTCGTCTAGTTTGGTTGGTGACGGATATAATATAAATCAAATACCTATCATGGTTCCTAATAGATGTGCGGATTGTAGGATATTTGGTTCCAATATAAGACCGGATTTTTGGGAAGATTAG
- a CDS encoding DUF4249 domain-containing protein: protein MLSLFFNGCIETVPLETEGYENLIVIEALLTDEFKEQEIQISRSYRFEDSLAVKETGADVKVVDDAQGTFTFLEVSPGIYKSEEAFSPLQDRTYQLQISTTDGRSYRSDFVKPEPPASLEKVYAERTVTDDGFEGIGIFVDSDGFLDQPGYFRYEYEETFLLESPFWNRSLIVPPAELPSITEFEILLYNFEFDLKPKDFEDRICYRTEVSNSLIFTDTENQANNRVKGFRTRFIEKRDYRLRDRYSINVTQISQSRDTHRFYELLDKFSESENIFSQIQTGFIEGNIDADTDSNEQVLGLFSISSVSSKRIFLDFKDFFPEAPLPDYIGGCIRNINYNPNLAAIREEIEENQLDAGRIIAFMVVRTQKDMRDTELRYFFTSSLTGQLESGTRYLINNIPIMVPNRCADCRIFGSTIKPDFWED, encoded by the coding sequence ATGCTCTCCTTATTTTTTAATGGATGTATCGAAACCGTTCCCCTGGAAACTGAAGGGTATGAAAACTTAATCGTGATAGAAGCTTTGCTAACAGATGAATTTAAAGAACAGGAGATACAAATATCCAGAAGTTATCGGTTTGAAGATTCTTTAGCCGTAAAAGAGACCGGTGCGGATGTCAAAGTAGTAGATGATGCCCAAGGTACTTTTACCTTTTTAGAAGTATCCCCGGGAATATATAAAAGCGAGGAAGCTTTTAGCCCTTTACAAGACAGAACCTATCAATTGCAAATTAGCACTACAGACGGAAGGAGTTACCGTTCTGACTTTGTAAAACCAGAACCTCCGGCATCTCTAGAAAAAGTTTATGCAGAAAGGACTGTTACAGATGATGGTTTTGAGGGGATTGGGATATTTGTAGATAGTGACGGTTTTTTGGATCAACCGGGCTACTTTAGGTATGAATACGAAGAAACTTTTTTACTGGAATCTCCTTTTTGGAACCGTTCTTTAATTGTTCCTCCGGCAGAACTTCCATCGATTACTGAATTTGAAATATTATTGTATAATTTTGAATTTGACCTAAAACCTAAAGATTTTGAAGACAGGATATGTTATCGGACAGAAGTATCTAATAGCTTGATTTTTACAGATACTGAGAATCAGGCTAATAATAGGGTTAAAGGCTTCAGAACCCGATTTATAGAGAAGAGGGATTACAGGTTAAGAGATAGGTATAGTATTAACGTAACTCAAATATCACAATCAAGGGACACCCATAGATTTTACGAATTACTAGATAAGTTCTCAGAATCCGAGAACATCTTTTCTCAAATACAAACGGGATTTATAGAAGGTAATATAGATGCTGATACTGATTCTAATGAGCAGGTTTTAGGACTATTTTCTATTTCTTCAGTTAGTAGCAAACGAATTTTTTTAGATTTTAAAGATTTTTTTCCGGAAGCACCTTTGCCGGATTATATTGGTGGCTGTATACGCAACATTAACTACAACCCTAATTTGGCAGCAATTCGCGAAGAAATCGAAGAAAATCAACTAGATGCAGGTAGAATAATAGCTTTTATGGTAGTAAGAACGCAAAAGGATATGAGAGATACGGAGCTTAGGTACTTTTTTACTTCAAGCCTGACTGGTCAGTTAGAGTCCGGAACAAGATATCTTATAAATAATATACCTATCATGGTTCCTAATCGATGTGCGGATTGCCGGATCTTTGGTTCCACTATAAAACCGGATTTTTGGGAAGATTAG